The Rhodobacter sp. 24-YEA-8 DNA segment CGTCGATAAGCCTGCGGGGCTTTTATCGGTGCCCGGCAAGCTTGCCGGGCGCGAGGATTGCCTCGTCTCGCGGCTGCAGGCGGAATACTGGGATGCGCTGCTGGTGCACCGGCTGGACTGCGATACATCGGGCGTGATGATCTTCGCGCGCACCAAGATCGCCCAGGGGTTTCTGGGCCAGGAATTCGAAAAGCGCCGTGCGAAGAAGTCATATATCGCAAGGGTTTATGGCGATGTTGACGGTGAGGCAGGCCATATCGACCTGCCGCTCTCGGCTGATTGGCCGAACCGTCCGCGCCAGATGGTCAATCACGCTGACGGCCGCCCCGCCCAGACCGATTGGGAAGTGGTTGCCCGCGCCCCCGGCGAGACGCGGATGCGGCTCTGGCCCCGGACCGGGCGCAGCCATCAGCTCAGGGTGCATATGCTGGAACTGGGTCATCCGATCCTCGGCGACCCGATCTATGCTGTCGGCCCCGCCCGCGAGGCCCCGCGCCTGATGCTGCATGCGGAAACGCTGGGCCTGCACCATCCGGCCACCGGCGCCTGGATGGATTTCGCCGCCCCGGTTCCGTTCTGAAACGGGACCGCACAATTGTTCTGTTAACTCTATGTCAAAATCCGTGGCTAATGCTGCGGCAGTTACGCTTTCGGAGCCAGCGATGAACGCCAGTCCAGCCCTGTTTCAGGTTCGTTATGCCCTGCTGACCTGGCCCGCGATCCTTTTCCTGCCGCTTGTCGGGCTGTCATTTCTGGTCCCGTCCTGGCGCTGGGTGTTTCTGGCTCTGGCGGGTGTGGCGCTGACCCTCGCGCTGCTCGGGCTGCGTGATATCACGCAAAAGCGGCATGCGGTTTTGCGCAATTATCCTGTCGCGGCGCGGCTGCGCTTTTTGTTCGAGGGCATCCGCCCCGAGATCCGGCAGTATTTCTTTGAAGATGACAAGGACGGCACGCCCTTTGCCCGCGACAAGCGCGCCATCGTCTACCAGCGCGCCAAGAAAGAGCTGGAGACCCGGCCCTTCGGCACGCAATACGATGTTTATAAAGAACAATATGAATGGCTGCATCATTCGGTGGCGCCAAAGCCACCGGTCACGCATGAGGAATTGCGGGTTCTGATTGGCGGCAGCTGTGCAAAACCATATTCGGCGAGCCTGCTGAACATCTCGGCGATGAGCTATGGCTCTTTGTCGTCAAATGCGATCCTCGCGCTGAACAGGGGTGCGAAAGCAGGCGGGTTTTACCATGATACCGGCGAGGGGGGTGTCTCGCCCTATCACCGCGAAAACGGCGGCGATCTCGTGTGGGAGCTTGGCTCCGGTTATTTCGGGGCGCGCGGCGGCGATGGTACATTCGATCCGGTCCGCTTTGCCGAAGGGGCATCGGATCCGCAGATCCGGATGGTCGAGCTGAAGCTGAGCCAGGGCGCCAAGCCCGGTCATGGCGGCATGTTGCCGGCCGCGAAAATCACCCCCGAAATCGCGGCGATCCGTCATATTCCGATGGGGCAGGATTGTATCTCGCCGCCCTCGCATTCGGCCTTTTCGACACCGGTGGGGCTGCTGGAATTCATCGCGAGGATGCGGGAGCTGTCGGGGGGGAAACCGGCAGGGTTCAAGCTTTGTATCGGGCATCGCTGGGAATTCATGGCGATCTGCAAAGCGATGCTGGAAACCGGGATTGCCCCCGATTTCATCGTGATCGACGGCAAAGAGGGCGGCACGGGTGCGGCTCCGATGGAATTCATGGACCATATCGGGACGCCTTTGCGCGACGGGCTGAGCTTTGCCCATAATGCGCTTTTGGGCGTGGGGCTGAGGGATCGGGTGCGGCTGGGCGCGAGCGGCAAGATCGTCTCGGCCTTTGATATGGCGCGGGTGATGGCGCTGGGGGCCGACTGGTGCAATGCGGCGCGGGGCTTCATGTTTGCGGTCGGCTGTATCCAGGCCCAGAGCTGCCATACCGGCGCCTGCCCGACCGGAGTGGCAACCCAGGATCCGGCGCGGGCGCGGGCGATTGTGGTGCCGGATAAGGCGGCGCGGGTG contains these protein-coding regions:
- a CDS encoding FMN-binding glutamate synthase family protein; protein product: MNASPALFQVRYALLTWPAILFLPLVGLSFLVPSWRWVFLALAGVALTLALLGLRDITQKRHAVLRNYPVAARLRFLFEGIRPEIRQYFFEDDKDGTPFARDKRAIVYQRAKKELETRPFGTQYDVYKEQYEWLHHSVAPKPPVTHEELRVLIGGSCAKPYSASLLNISAMSYGSLSSNAILALNRGAKAGGFYHDTGEGGVSPYHRENGGDLVWELGSGYFGARGGDGTFDPVRFAEGASDPQIRMVELKLSQGAKPGHGGMLPAAKITPEIAAIRHIPMGQDCISPPSHSAFSTPVGLLEFIARMRELSGGKPAGFKLCIGHRWEFMAICKAMLETGIAPDFIVIDGKEGGTGAAPMEFMDHIGTPLRDGLSFAHNALLGVGLRDRVRLGASGKIVSAFDMARVMALGADWCNAARGFMFAVGCIQAQSCHTGACPTGVATQDPARARAIVVPDKAARVTSFQRGTLHALAELVGAAGLSHPSELRPHHFLRRADADRVRSFAELYDQLEPGQLLADPRAVPAFAEAWALSRADTFARTG
- a CDS encoding RluA family pseudouridine synthase; protein product: MTASALPDFVYDPPDVALSVLYEDRQILVVDKPAGLLSVPGKLAGREDCLVSRLQAEYWDALLVHRLDCDTSGVMIFARTKIAQGFLGQEFEKRRAKKSYIARVYGDVDGEAGHIDLPLSADWPNRPRQMVNHADGRPAQTDWEVVARAPGETRMRLWPRTGRSHQLRVHMLELGHPILGDPIYAVGPAREAPRLMLHAETLGLHHPATGAWMDFAAPVPF